One Halobacterium wangiae genomic window, GGGTCGACGCGCTCCTCGACCAGCAACTCACCGTCGCGACGGACGACACAGCAGGCGCGGGGCTCCGACATCGGCCCGACCGAACCGTCACGCACGAAAAAGCGTTATTCTTCGGCCCACTCGCGGCGGAGCAACCCGTAGTTCACGAAGTCGCGGTACTCGCCGTCCACGTACGTCGCCTCCCGGTGTCGGAGCTCCTGCGTGAACCCGAGTGACTCCAGGAGGCCGCGGGACGCCTCGTTGTGAGCGAACGCCCCCGCGCCGACGCTGTGGACGCTCGTCGTCCGGAACACGAGGTCGACGAGCAGTTCCGCGGCCTCCGTCCCGTAGCCCTCGCCGTGGCGCTCGGGGAGCAGCCAGTAGGCCAGGTGTGCGCGCTCACCGTCGACCCGGTGGGCGTGGACCATCCCGATAGGTGTCGTCTCCTCGTCGTGCGGGTGGCCGTCGGGGGCGTCTTCGTCGTCCAGACAGACGACGAAACTCAGGTTGCTGTCGCTTTCGCTCCGGTCCTCGACGAGGTCCTCGGCCTCCTCCAGGTTCTTTTGCTCGGCCATCCCGAGGAGGTACCGGACGCGGGGGTCGGTAGTAGCGCGCTGCTGGAACGCCGCGTCCGAGCGCTCCACCGTGCGGAACGTCACGCGCTCGCCGCGCTCGACGACCGGCCCGGGCATCAGTCGTCCTCCCACTCCCGTCGCAGCACGTCGTACTGGATCTCGTCGTAGTAGTCGCCGTCGATGTAGCGGGATTCGCGGCGACGCGCCACCTGCGTGAACCCCATCGCCTCGAGGAGACCGCGGGACGCGTCGTTGAACTCGTAGGCGCCCGCGCTGATCCCGTGGACGTCGTAGTTGCTGAACAGGTAGTCGATGCCGAGTTCCGCCATCTCGCGGCCGTACCCCTCGCCGTGGTGCTCGGGGACGAGCCAGTACGCCAGCCACGCGCGGTCGCCGTCGACGTGCCGGGCACTGAAGCTCCCGACGGGCGTTGTCTCGTCCTCGTCGGGGTGGCCCGCTGGAGCGTCGTCGTCGTCCACGCAGGCGACGAACACGGCGTTCCCGTCGTCCTCCACCCAGTGCTCGATGCCCTCCTCCTGCTGGGCGCGCGAGCGGTGGTGGATGGACCCCAACGAGTACCTGATTCGGGGGTCCGTACACGAGCGCTGGAGGAACGCCGCGTCCTCGTGTTCGACCGTCCGGAGGACGACGTCGTCGCCTGCGACGACGATTGGTCCGGGCATCAGTCGTCCTCCCACTCCTCGCGGAGCAGTCCGAACTGGAGCAGGTCGCGGTACTCGCCGTCGACGAACACCAGCTCGCGGCCGCGGCCCTCGTCGGTGAACCCGACGGCGTCGAACGCCTCACGAGTCGTATCGTCACCCTCTAGCACCGACGCACCGACGCTGTGCGCGTCGTAGGTCCGGAACAGCCCCTCAAGCGAGAGTTCGAGGGCGGCTTTCGCGTGCCCGTCACCGCGATGCTCGGGGGGCACCCAGAGTACGAGGTTTGGCCGATCACGGTCGACGTGGCCTGCGTATACGAACGCTACCGGCGTCGTGTCGTCCTCCTCGGGGTGCTCCCAGGG contains:
- a CDS encoding GNAT family N-acetyltransferase, producing MPGPIVVAGDDVVLRTVEHEDAAFLQRSCTDPRIRYSLGSIHHRSRAQQEEGIEHWVEDDGNAVFVACVDDDDAPAGHPDEDETTPVGSFSARHVDGDRAWLAYWLVPEHHGEGYGREMAELGIDYLFSNYDVHGISAGAYEFNDASRGLLEAMGFTQVARRRESRYIDGDYYDEIQYDVLRREWEDD
- a CDS encoding GNAT family N-acetyltransferase; translated protein: MPGPILEVGDDLVLRTVEREDAAFLQRLFTDPHARLGFHERSHKNENEVEELIEEQIEDDSNAAYVACVDEADAPWEHPEEDDTTPVAFVYAGHVDRDRPNLVLWVPPEHRGDGHAKAALELSLEGLFRTYDAHSVGASVLEGDDTTREAFDAVGFTDEGRGRELVFVDGEYRDLLQFGLLREEWEDD
- a CDS encoding GNAT family N-acetyltransferase; protein product: MPGPVVERGERVTFRTVERSDAAFQQRATTDPRVRYLLGMAEQKNLEEAEDLVEDRSESDSNLSFVVCLDDEDAPDGHPHDEETTPIGMVHAHRVDGERAHLAYWLLPERHGEGYGTEAAELLVDLVFRTTSVHSVGAGAFAHNEASRGLLESLGFTQELRHREATYVDGEYRDFVNYGLLRREWAEE